The Coffea arabica cultivar ET-39 chromosome 2c, Coffea Arabica ET-39 HiFi, whole genome shotgun sequence genome includes the window TCTTTTCCTCCATATTCAGCTTGGTCTTAGAGTAATTCTGGGTATTTATAATTTAGTTGGGAGAGATTTATTCTCCTAGCTGTTAATGGAAAAAACTTAGTAGTAGCCGCATAaatattggttttttttttctttctttctattttttcctctctcttggttgtACTTTTTAACTTGCTGAATTAGGACATCTACCCCCTACCATCAGACCATACTTCTATATGATTGAATCTTGATGTTTACGTCTTTCATTCACCAAACATGCCATAATTACTTTACTAGTTGTTCTTGGCTAGGGTTCTGAGGAATGTCTTAGCAATTTCTTTATAAGGTCTCTTGTGGTGTGGTATCAGCTATTTGATCTCATAGTGCTGAATCAAGGagcttcattttctttctaGTCTGTGCGACAACTTGTGTATATGAATCTCAAGCAGATCTCTTGTTTATTGTTATAATCTCATGAACATGGTGGTGGAAGAGCTGATATCTCTGCCTGTTCCTACCACACCATCTCCGGTCCTCAATGGATCTGCTTGTGTATTTTATTGTAAAACAGAGCTTTTCTATAGCTTCTCGAGCACTGATGCTTATTTAATGAAATTGCAATCCTTTTTGTCCCAATTTTCCTCATATTGGTATATGGATGTAATTAGGAGTCGATCTTTCGCTTGTTTTGTTGTGGTGTGctttcttctttaattttcctGATCTGTGTCTTTGTGGGAGCTTAACAGATGAGGGGAGTTGAAAAACAAAGCAGGATATAGTTAATTTGGTCATAGCTGTTtcttaaatttgggatagaatgtgggtttttttttttttttttaatttccaaTTCCTCCAAAAATCTGCAGTCCCATGTCTGCCACAAAGCTAAAAAGCTTCAGTGaatcttttcctttattctgTCTATACTTGAaagatttattatttttctgAAGCTTCTTGTGTTAAACAATTCTGTTTTGGGTGGGAAGGTGTTTTACGTTCATATCAAGGTGTGTGAGTCCAGACTTGTGTTATATACAGTTTTACGTATGCATTGTCATTCTCTTTTCTTACTCTTAAGAACAATGTGGAGTTGGATCCCGAGGAGTATGCTCGTCATGATGTGCAAGTGTCCATCCAGAACAATGTTACATCTGGCACTAATTTAACAGAAAGGTGTGATAGCGATCAAGCAAAATCTAGTGACCAAGTGAGCAAATTAAAATCAGATGACAAAGTTCAGGCATCTAGCCTGTATCTTGTTGATGGTAACTTACAGGTTTGTTCTGTACCACAGcttttgctttatttatttacttttaaaatcTTGGGCCTCACATTCTATTTTGATTATCTCTTTCTGTTTCCTTGCAGAAGGCAAGTCTGAGTAATCCAAGTTTGTTGAATGGTTTGGACAAGTTAAACATGATGGGGAATAACATGGATTTGCAGTCACTGCTGGAGTATGAGGAGTTGCAAGATAAGGAAATAGAGGATGCACAAGAGCATCGGCGCCGATGTGAAATAGAAGAAAGAAATGCACTTATGGCTTATCGGAAGGCCCAGAGAGCCTTGATTGAAGCTAATGCGAGATGCTCTCAACTCTACAGTAAAAGGGAATTATACTCGGCACAGCTTCGATCTCTCATGATGGAGAACCCAAATTTGGTTGTCTCCCTAAGACAGCATGATCAGGTAGAAACCCAATTGGATTCTTCTAATTATGTTTCTGATGTTAATGAGCATCAAATACCCGCATCCAGCCATCAAGTGCACACTGGATCTGATATTAATGGCATACGTGGTTATGATAGTAATGTACCTCCTGCAAACGATCACTATCAGAACCTGTCTAATATGCATGTGAGTGGGCAGAACTTGGTATCTGATCCTTGCTCCAAGCGTGAGGGAAGTCCTTCAGAGGGTCACAAGCAACCTGTGTCAAATGGTGTCTGCTCCCCTTCTGGTGATTTAAGTCAGTCATCTTATCAGGAAGGTGAGATATTTGAATTTAACCATAAATCTgctcaagaaaatatagaatcTGAAAGAACATCAGAATTCAACAAAGATAGGGAAAAGGACATCTATGAGGAGTCTGAAAGACAACCACCATTTGATAGTTCTCAGGACTGTTTTCTTCTTGAAGCGTCATTAAGGTCACAGCTCTTTGAAAAGCTAAAGacaaaaaaattgccaaaaaaggGGACAACCCAGGGCACGGAAGATTTAGTtgaaagaaatgatgaaaatgatgacaGTAGACAGATGATGGAGACTGATACTGCAGATGTACCATTGTCTGAGGCAGAGAATGGCAAACATTCAGATTATGAAGGTAATATTTCTTCTTGAGGATTTACCTGTTTGTCCTGTGATCCTTTCTCAATAGTTCTGGGTAGAGCATTAAAGAAGTCCAAAGTCATGAGAATGGAAATTTTATCTTACTGTAAGGAACTCCAGAGTACACCTGCTACTTTGTTCTTTTGCAAATGTTCTATTTATTGCTATTTGTCATTCCATTGTGTAGATTTATTTTTTGACTTGACTCTCTAATTAAATCTTGGATAAATAGTGAAGAAATCTATTTGTGCAGTCACCACCTCTCTCTCCAGTAAACGTTGTTTTCGATGCTGTATGACAAACTCGCTTTCATCTGATTGGAAGCCAATTATGTGACTTGCACCGTGCGGAGACtctcttccccctccccctctcctTTTGATATGTCTACCAAGTGGAGACTTCGATGATCCATTTTGTCTCAGATGTTTGTAATTGTACATGTTGACTCTTGCTGTCATGTATCCTGGTTTATGATCTTTATTTTTGTAACTTGATATTTTCTGTGATTTTACAATTTCTCCTTTTGGTACAGATtatagcaaggaagaaagatgTCCTGAACTACCAGTCCAGATTAACAACCAGTTTGATATTCCGCATTCAGAGCATGCATCTTCCTCCCAAGATGTTTGTATGGGTAGTTGTATTTCTCTGGGAAGTCAAGAATTTAAAACCTCTGGCACTTTTCTCTTGCCGTCAATGAAGAGTGCATTTAGTGCCCTGAAGTTCATAGAACTTTGCAGTGTGCTAGAGTCCAATAATGCAAGTAGAGGTATGCTCATATCCGATGTTGATGAGGAGAATGAGGATAACTGGGTCACTTGTAAAAGCAAGCCTAGTATATCAAACTTGGATTTGCCTGAAACTTCAATCGACTTATTTGTTGGACAAAGTGGGTATTACTCCTGCAATCTAGCTATTGACCCATTCTGGCCACTTTGTATGTATGAACTCCGAGGAAGATGCAACAACAGTGAGTGTTCTTGGCAGCATGTTAGAGACTACTGCTGTGACAACATGAAACATGATAGTACTGATTATTCTGGTAATGTTAAGTTCGCTTAATCTCTAATATGAATCATGAAATTCTTTTTTATACAAtgtctgtttttcttttgtagTTGTTCAGGTCAGAAGACAATCACCCAGGGAACAATTTGACGGTGCTATGGTGCGTAGGAAGTCTCTGAATCACGTTGATTTAGCTGCCCCTACTTATGTTGTCAGCTTAGACATTCTGAAACCTGATTCACAATCATTTATACCTACTTCATCTCAAGGTTATGGACAATGCTGGGGGAAGTGTTTCAGTGCTTTCTTGGTTTTGTCTAGTTTGTGTCCGATGGTTTCACAATCAAATGAGCCATTTTTGCATGGCACTCAAGCTCGTATAGAGGTCCACTGTAGCTGGAATAGACAGACATCTTATTTTAACAACAGAAATGGGACACTGGTTTGTCAAAGAATCCTTTCCTTCTTTGGGTAGTTTGTTTATGAGTCCTCATCCTTGTGGCTTCcaatttcatttacttgattgtTGAATTACTGCCGGCCTTTTGGCTTTGAGGTGGAATGCTTATTTTCATGGAGTTGATCTTTTGGATAGGAAAGTATAGGAATTGGTGAATGTTCATGTTTCTGCCTTTCTAGAGTTTAATCTTTAATGGAGTCTTTATATTGTGTTCCCTCTTTCCTAAACAGAAAATGTAACTTCGTTAATGTCGTAAATCTTGAAAATGTTCTTCTGAGATGTCAATTCCAATTTGCTTTTCATTTTGGAACATCAAATTTTGTTGTGGTACAGGATCTATAAGCAGATAAATACTTGAagtgtttattttattaaaacaaaatACTGGAAAGACAAGCACTCCTAGGTTCCTTAACTTTCAGTGCATATCTGCTTAGAAGACAGCAATTCCCTAGTGTTTGCTATTGGCATTCATAtctatttctgttttggaacACATGAAGTCATTACCTATGATTTGTGCTTGTAGTGTTGCTTATGCACtctcttggattctcatggtAGATGTTGTTCATATCAATCTATTTATACTTAAAGTGGGGTAGCTCATGCTGGAATTATGAGGATCCGCCTAGCTTTTTTCCTTTGCTCCTTGTAGAACTCTGTCTTCCTTCCCCTTCAACTGATTCTTGTTTTACTTTGTGCTAGTTTAGCGTGTGTTTCTGCTAGCGTTTTGCATTTAATTCAGTGTAGTACACCTTCTAATATTGCAATTTTGGTAGGCTCTCCAGATGAATTGTTTTCTCATTTTCATGGGTATATAGCAATTAACTTACATATTCTTGGGGTTTTCTTAGGGTCAAATTGATCAATGTGTCGTTGATGCTGACCAATCCCTGGAAATAGCTCTCCTTAATTTCAATCAGGAGGCTGACAAGTATAAAGCAAGGATGCAGGTATTAAATGGTTATTGAGTTGGACCAGAGTATTCAGTTTGGAAGGATTTTGTTCTCATTCCATTATCTAAAATATTTAGGCTCTTAAAGTTCTTGCTCAAGCCATTGAGGACAATCCCACATCTGCAGTTCTTTGGATAGTTTACTTGCAAATTTTCTACAGTAATCAGAAGGCAATTGTAAAGGATGACTTGTTCCGATATGCGGTATGtatgtttcttttattttctataCAATGAAGAATTGGAAGTTCGAGACTCCTCAGTTGTGCCTTTTGGATTCAATGTTTGATATAACCGTGTCATTATTGAAAGATTTCTATGAGTTTTATATGAAAATAAAGGCGTGATGAGAGCAAAGGTATCTTATTTAGATAGAAGGTCTTCACAATATCAAAGTCTTCAGGATTTGATATTCACTACCATTTTTGCTAAATGGTCATAAACAAACTATTAACATTTAGTACTGTTTCTTttctgtctttctttttttgaataTATTCTTGTTCTTGCCCTATTTTCCCTGTCCCAGTTCCTGGATtactctttcttctctctttgttTCCTGTTGTTTATTCATGGTATTAAAAACAGAGGTGCATTATGACGACCTTAGTGATATTTATTAGTCTTGCTTGCAATCGTCCCTGTTCTTCATGGGGAAAAATATCACTTGTTCACCAAACTTCTGTTATTGTTGTCTAGGTTTCCAGTTTTGTGTTTATTTCAGTACCAGGAGTTTATGAACTGCTTTATTTGATTTCCAGGTTGAATACAACAAAGAATCTTATGAACTCTGGCTTTTATACATTAACAGTCGTGTACAGCTTGATGATCGGCTGGCTGCATATGATATTGCCCTATTGGCTCTTTCTCACCATACGTCTACTTCTGATGGAGATGCCATGCGCGCAAGCCATTGCACTTTGGATATATTTCTGCAGATGATGAATTTTTTGTGCATGTCTGGCAGTGCTGGTATGGCCCTTGAGAAGATCTCTGGGCTCTTTTTGTCCTCTAAGAAATCTGACAATAACCTTCAACTTTCTCTTCCTGATATTGTTACTTGCCTGACCATTTGTGACAAATTCATCTTCTGGATCTGTTGTGTGTATATACTTCTATATAAGAAATTGCCTGATGCTGTGGTACAGAAATTTGAATGTAGGAAAGAATGTTCTGCTATAGAGTGGCCTTCGGTTTCTTTAAGATCTGATGAGAAGCAACAAGCTGCTTCACTCTTGGAATTAGCTGTTGATTCACTAGCATTGTACATGGATCATGAATCACTTGAAAATGAAACAACTCTAAGGGCTGCACACCTGTTTGCTCTCAACCATGTTAGATGTGTATCGGTCCTGGAGGGCCTCGAATGCAGTAGAAATTTGCTTGGAAAATATATCAAGTTGTATCCGTCATGTTTAGAACTTGTTTTGATGTCAGCTCGGGCTGAATATGACTTGGGGGGCTCCAATTTTAATGGATTTGAGGAAGCTCTTAGAAACTGGCCGGATGAAGTTCCTGGCATTcattgtatttggaatcaatATGTTGGATGTGTCTTCCAGAGTGGGAAATTTGATTTTGTGAAGGACTTAATGGACCAATGGTTTCATTCTGTTCTGGAGGCAAGATATTCTGATTATGGAGTTTTGCAAGCTAAAGATGAGAAGTCAGATAGTTCACTGATGTCAATTTCAGTGTCAGATCTCCATGCTTGGTTTTTGAGTTGTGGTCAGAATGACACTGTGTTCGGGATGCTCAATCTTTCATTGTATAAATTACTGCAGAACAATCAATCCGAAGCTCAAGCTGCATTAGATCTGGCACTGAAGGCAGCTGCCGCTGATAATTACCAGCATTGTTTGAGAGAACTTGTCCCGTTTTTGCTTATAGGTAGTATCAGAGATAAGGGGGTGGTTCATCTCAAAGGCATATTGAACATTCTGAATGTTCATCTGGTTGATGTTCGAGCTTCACTTGGCGCAGAACCACTGTCGCGagatttcattcaaaaaatcaaGAAGCCTGTTGCCCGACAGCTTGTCAGCAAGTTGTTGAGTCCAGCTTCAGCTGACTTTTCTTTGATGAGCTTGGTTCTTGAAGTATGGTACGGTCTTACTCTGTTACCCCGTGTTTGTGATAAAGTGACGGATTTGGTGGACTTTGTGGAAGCCCTGATGGAGATTCTGCCTTCTAATTATTTGCTTGCATTTTCTGTCTGCAAAAAGCTTAGTTCCAATGCCACAAAGTGCTCTGCCAGTTTATCTTTCTGGGCAAGTTCACTCTTGGTAAATGCACTTTTTCATGCTGTTCCTATAGCACCAGAATATGCATGGGTGGAAGCAGCAGATGTTTTGCATGATTTGACGGACATTAAGTGTATACAGGAGAGTTTTCACAAGAAAGCTGTATCCGTATATCCGTTTTCCATCAAACTCTGGAAATCTTATCTCCGTTTATGCGAGACTGAAGGAAATGTGGGATCTGTTAAAAAAGctgccaaagaaaaaggaatcgAGCTGGACTAACAATATGTTCATGAAAGAATGTCAGGTTGGTTGCTTTGGCAATCAGCTGAAGCAAATTTTGGGGAAACGTGTATCTGTTACATTTAGGCAAACTTGCTAGATGATGATTGAGTAAACATAGTTGTGTAAATACTTGAACCGTCAGTATATGTGACATGTCGGTTTACAGGATAGTCGCCTGGTGCTCTGGAACTCATTCCTGTGCATCCATATTAGTTCTGTCTTCTCTTTTGTGAACGAGCTAGACTGGATCATATGCGGTTACCCAGTTTAGTTCTCATTACCAGTGTATCTTCGCATAAGAgttttgagttataaatatccaGTCATTTATAGTTTATGCACTCTGGTCAGAGCCCAGAGGAAGGAATTGAAGCTTGAGGAATTGAAGCTTGTGTGTTTTCTGGTGCAATGTTTTTTCATTTGCAATGAATGGACGGAGTGAGCAAGCATCTTGGTctgctttcatttgtttataCGCGGATCTTCGGAGGGTTAAATAGAAGGATGGTCAGGGTGACAAAAGTATGGAGCTAACGGAAGCTAAATACGTAAATACTTGCGGGAGAGGTAAAATATGAGCATTGTGCTTTGAGAATACATGAATTAGACTGGTACAGCCATGAATCTTATGCGGTAACTCTCTATTCCGCCTCTAGGTCAAACTCATATTCTCCGTGATTGTGATATCTTAtatttttttggtagaaacaTGTAGAAAGGTAAGGAAGCTATATGTCATAGTAAGATAAGAAGTTTCTGGTGAAATCAATGCGAAGTTGCTATTATAACGTGTTTGAGACCCGTACTTTTGACTCGGTGTAAGAATATAATTGCAACTCAAGAGTCATAGaaattattattaattataagTTTTTTTATGAAACAATTATTTATAAGTTGATGATAGTATCAAATCACAGTTGAGGCAGAGTCTTGACTCCTTGTAAGGATGCTTCTATAGAGTCCAATTAGCTAGGATGTAAGCTAAACCTTATTATGAAATGTAGAAGATTGTAATTCTCATTATGGTAGCTAATaaatactccctccctttttttttataactgatgtttaaggttttgcacaccaattaagaaaagtttttcattgcttaaatctgtatactactttccttttgtaccctcattaattgtccaattcaccTATGGAGGGGCAGATAATTACTAGGGTTGTTACAAAGAGAGAAGCAATAATTACTAGGAGTAATAATTAAGAACCATGTATTGGAAAAGAGAggtaaaagggtaaaattgtgaaaaaataattaatactgtatggggataataaaacgacagataaaagtacactagagtaaatttcttaaacgtcagttataaagaAGGGAGGGAGTATTAATTGTGAGAACTAAAAACTTGTTACGAGTATTCTCACACGCTTGCATTTTGCAAATTGGGACAATCAAGGTTCATTGATAActcaataaaaaatgaaaattttgaaaagctaTTAAAGAGAAACAAAAGTTGCTCAACAAAATTATCATGGAAAAAATAATGgcataaaaataaacaaaaaattacTCATGGAGAAAATGTTATATGTAAGTTGAAAACAAAGATAGCTTGAAATTATTGGCTTCAGTAGATATGATTCATATGCAAACCAATCCTATCAAAAAagtgtttatttttctttgaattGTTGTTTATCTTGTACAAGAAATTCTTGTTTTGCTCAATTTAATATAATGTTAAGTTATCCATCTTTCGTTATCTAGCAGTAATGCTCGATTTAAAATAAATCTATATCACTAATTTGTAGCATAACTTTTTTTTCAACATAAAACTTCTCAAAATAGAATTTATAATTAAATATTTCAACAGTTTTATTTTGGCTGAGCGACATATTTTGGCGTGGGCGACAATTAAGGTTAATCCTATGGTTGAATTTGAACCATTAGAATCtatattttgaagaaaagaattgaaatttaagTGTACATCAATTGTGATCCTATATTATTGTACTCCATATTACTATTTGCAATTCCAAAACTcgcacttaaaaaaaaaaaaaaaaaaaaactcaaaagacAGCCTTTTAAATTGTAAACCTCATTAAGGAGTAATTCTTCTATTATTATGATTTATTTTTGGTCGTCCGACAGGAGCAAACCTCTTCTTTTCTCAGTGCTTATACCCTAGTTGTCAATAAAACCTCAGCAGTTGGAGTATTTCGCAGAGCTTATATCCTTTTTCATGCTCATGAGAATCTTTCTTAGCTAGGGTTCTGGTTAGGCTTTCATCTGGTTGATAGAACTTCGTTAGAGTAGAAATGAATAATCTGAAGCTCTCATGGGAGCTACCGTCGAAGCTTCAATTACACTCGGAAGATGAAGTTGTCCAATTTGCAGCATTTGATATTGAACGCAACCGTATCTTCTTCGCCTCCTCGGCCAACTTCATATACACAACTCATATTCCATCTCCTCAAGTAATCTCTTTTTCCTCTGAATCGTTTTTCGTTTCAGTTTGTACTGTCTATCGTATTCTTCTTTTCGCTTTGGCGCGGAAGATTTGAATTATTgttgtaaaaaaaaagttttaaccTTGACAAATTGAGTAAAGAAAAAGGCTGGGCTTTAATTCAATTTGTGCTAATTGGCATGCATGAAAGTAGTAGCGATTAGATATGAAATCATTTACGCCTATTATCAATGATGGTTGTTACGGAGGGTTTGAACAATGGATTAGTAAATTCCAAAAAGTGGCTTGAGAGATAGGTCCCTGTAAATGATcaagattttgcaaaagaaCAAAGCTTCCCTACCCATTTAGAGGTCCGGAACCAAGCTGACCAATACAATTACGAGGACTAcgttctttatttctttttttttaacccccTAATAACTGATCAGTGCCATCTAAAAGGTCTTTGGCTGAATATTTACTCTTCCAGCTTGTTGTTTCGGTAGTTGTTACATGTGTATAAAGAGGAGTgtagacatacctgacatgtgGGATTTTGTGCCAGGATGAAGGAACATGGGGTTCAGCTTCATTATCTGCAGCAGCTGACTCTATTGATATGGAACCGGGAGATTACATTACTTCCATGGATTATCTGATGGAGAAGGAAGCACTGATAATTGGGACTTCGTATGGGCTTCTCTTGCTATATATTGTGGATGATGGTACCACAGAAGTGGTCGGGCGAGTGGAGGGTGGCATAAAGTGCATTTCGCCTAGTCCAGATGGAGATTTGCTTGGTGTCGTTACTGGCTTCGGTCAAATACTAGTGATGACGCATGATTGGGATGTGCTATATGAGATGGCACTGGATGATCATCCTGGGGATGTTGACGTACGTAAGGACTTCTTCCTATATTACTTGATCTTTTTTTACACTGCTAGCTCTTCATATCAAGTTGGTGTGGGTAATTAAGCCTTTTGATAATCTACCTTTTCTTTCAGATGAACCAGCTGTCTCCTCCAACTATTCTTGTGAGAGTCCCATTTCTTGGCGAGGTGATGGCAAATTCTTTGCAACCCTAAGCAAAGTGCATGATGCACTTCCCTTACGTAAAAAACTTAAAGTTTGGGAACGAGATTCAGGTGCACTTCACTCTGTCTCAGAACCAATGGGTTTCATGGGAGCAGTTTTGGACTGGATGCCCAGTGGCGCAAAAATTGCATCTGTTTATGATCGAAGGGAAGAAAAGAATTCCCCATCAATAGTTTTCTTTGAGAAGAATGGGTTGCAACGAAGCTCATTTGGTGTTAATGATAACACTGATGTAAAGGTAGACTCTTTGAAGTGGAATTGTAACTCTGAGCTTCTTGCATTTGTGGTTAGAGGTGAAGATCATGAGTCTATCAAGATTTGGTTCTTCAATAATAATCATTGGTATTTGAAACAAGAGATTAGATACTTAAAGCAGGATGGAGTTAAATTCATCTGGGATCCAACAAAGCCACTACAGTTGATAAGTTGGACTGTCGATGGCCAGATAATGATATACAATTTCATGTGGATCACAGCTGTCATGGATAACTCAACAGCATTTGTAATTGATGACTCCAAGATACTAGTCACCCCACTTTCTGTTTCTCTGATTCCCCCTCCTATGTATTTATTTAGTTTAAAATTTCCCAGTGCAGTTCGAAGTATGGCTTTCTTTTCTCACGGTTCTAAACATAATCTGGCCACATTTTTATCAGATGGCAGGTTGTGTATTGTAGAGCTTCCTGAAATAGATATGTGGGAGGAGCTAGAAGGCACTGAAGTCAGTGTTGAGGCTGCCTCATGTGATATTGGATTTGGATCTTTTACTCACCTGGCATGGTTGGACTCACATGTACTTCTTAGTGTTTCTCATTTTACCGTTAATCAGATTAATTGCTCATTAGGAAACTTTTCTAGCAAGGATGGGCTGCCTGCCTATTACCTGCAAGAAATTCAGGTCATGTGTTCTGAAGATCATAAACCTGGTCCTGTAACATCCACAGGCTGGCAAGCTAAAATTTCCAACCAAATTTCTGTTGAAGAACGGGTAATTGGAATAATCCCTGGCCCACTAAATAGATGTTCAGCATATATTCAGTTTGATGGTGGAAAAATAGTCCAATATTTGTCGAAGTTAGGGGGCAACAGAGTGGTTCCTCTTCAGAAATGTGATGACATGTGTTTCTCATCATCATGCCCATGGATGACTTTGGCTCTTGCTGAGGGGTTCGTGTCACAGAAGGCTTTACTTTTTGGACTTGATGACAATGGAAGGCTTCAAGTCGGTCGAAGGATATTATGTGACAACTGCAgcagtttctcattttattcgaATGCCACAGACCAATCAATAGCACATTTGATTCTTTCAACTAAACAGGATCTGCTATTTATTGTAGACATTGCTGATATTCAAAATGAACAACTGGCTGTTAAATATGGGAATTTCCTACCTGCTTTCAAGACTAGAACTGGAGATGATGGAAGAAACTATATAAACATATGGGAAAGAGGTGCTAGGGTTATAGGTGTGCTACATGGAGATGAGTCTGCTGTCGTTATTCAAACAATTCGTGGAAATCTTGAATGTGTCTACCCAAGGAAACTGGTTCTGGCCTCAATCATCAATGCCTTGGTCCAGGGGCGCTTTAGAGATGCGCTATACATGATACGGCGACATAGGATAGACTTTAATGTTATTGTTGACCACTGTGGTTTGAAAGCCTTTATTCAGTCAGCTCCAGAATTTGTGAAACAGGTGAGCAACTTGAGCTATATAACTGAGTTTGTTTGTGCTATCACAAATGGAAATGTGATGGAGACGTTGTATAAGGATTACATATTGCTACCTTGTCAAAAGGAGTTGAACACTGTAAAATCTGGATATGCTGACAATTCTGATAGTAACAGCAAGATTTCTGCTGTCTTGTTGGCGATAAGAAAGGCCCTGGAGGAGCAAATAGTGGAAAGTCCTTCAAGGGAACTTTGCATTTTGACTACATTGGCTCAAAGCCAACCTCCAGCTCTTGAGGAGGCTTTGACAAGGATAAAATTTGTCCGACAAATGGAGCTATCAGGTTCTGATGGTCCAGGACGGAACAATTATCCTTCTGCTGAGGAATCTTTAAAGCATCTGTTGTGGTTGTCTGATCCAGAAGCAGTTTTTGAAGCTGCTTTAGGAATTTATGATTTGAAACTAGGAGCTATGGTTGCATTAAACTCACAGAAGGATCCAAAAgaatttcttccatttcttcaagaatTAGAACGTATGCCAGCTGCATTAATGCAATATAATATTGACCTTAGACTGCAAAGGTATGAAAATGCTTTGCGACATCTTGTTTCAGCTGGAGATGGTTATTATGAAGATTGCATGAGGCTCATGAGAAGTTATCCTCAGCTCTTCCCCTTGGGTCTGAAACTCATCAGCGATCCTGTTAAAAAAGCACAAATTCTTGATGCATGGGGAGATCATTTGAGTTCAATGAAATCCTTTGAAGATGCTGCTGTCACTTACTTGTGTTGTTCTTCTTTGGAAAAAGCTCTGAAAGCTTATCGTTCTTCTGGTAATTGGAGAGGAGTTCTTACAGTTGCTGGGCTGATCAAATCTGGGAAGGAGGAAGTAATACAGCTGGCATATGAACTCTGCGAGGAGCTCCAGGCACTTGGTAAACCAGGAGATGCTGCCACAATAGCCTTGGAGTACTGTGGTGATGTCAAGGCAGGTATTGATCTTTTGGTTAGTGCAAGGGATTGGGAGGAGGCTCTGAGGATTGCCTTCCTTCACTTGAGGGATG containing:
- the LOC113725506 gene encoding uncharacterized protein isoform X2, which produces MEESYEVMKNNSDDDDDDHNSTQKAGQRVAVARGEKLAPATNSKAKAAANDSSKSREEGELSSSDDDDDDFHATASASHLAGCDTAQTDWPDSAEASSVDKVIQDAEREQHDPAIKSASMVGLSSRASQQSDHLKSSEKNRGPFVPFVISFSDDESGSDSDDSRRNTLATKDQTQRVDRSGRPPVSSLQRSQKLLQNKTKKARLVNREAFPSRPFVNGATSWNCRQMPSSRSFSTAQKGVASDHGSLQKSIVHVNTNKRQLQDLRQLIAIRESQLKLKSTQQTKNSVGGSGSDGKFKNPGNPGNRVRKDSGFDLRGEFNKADKKRLKTGEPQCSQLDLDNNLHSLQPILTSGKSRVDNSGKESVDDHDHRSKKLSLGTSLSGVQKQSEARDSLSLENPLNTAIAGNSTVAINIQCARNPKQGDPVIWLKQSGQIGKRATGDFPNRSNNVELDPEEYARHDVQVSIQNNVTSGTNLTERCDSDQAKSSDQVSKLKSDDKVQASSLYLVDGNLQKASLSNPSLLNGLDKLNMMGNNMDLQSLLEYEELQDKEIEDAQEHRRRCEIEERNALMAYRKAQRALIEANARCSQLYSKRELYSAQLRSLMMENPNLVVSLRQHDQNLVSDPCSKREGSPSEGHKQPVSNGVCSPSGDLSQSSYQEGEIFEFNHKSAQENIESERTSEFNKDREKDIYEESERQPPFDSSQDCFLLEASLRSQLFEKLKTKKLPKKGTTQGTEDLVERNDENDDSRQMMETDTADVPLSEAENGKHSDYEDYSKEERCPELPVQINNQFDIPHSEHASSSQDVCMGSCISLGSQEFKTSGTFLLPSMKSAFSALKFIELCSVLESNNASRGMLISDVDEENEDNWVTCKSKPSISNLDLPETSIDLFVGQSGYYSCNLAIDPFWPLCMYELRGRCNNSECSWQHVRDYCCDNMKHDSTDYSVVQVRRQSPREQFDGAMVRRKSLNHVDLAAPTYVVSLDILKPDSQSFIPTSSQGYGQCWGKCFSAFLVLSSLCPMVSQSNEPFLHGTQARIEVHCSWNRQTSYFNNRNGTLGQIDQCVVDADQSLEIALLNFNQEADKYKARMQALKVLAQAIEDNPTSAVLWIVYLQIFYSNQKAIVKDDLFRYAVEYNKESYELWLLYINSRVQLDDRLAAYDIALLALSHHTSTSDGDAMRASHCTLDIFLQMMNFLCMSGSAGMALEKISGLFLSSKKSDNNLQLSLPDIVTCLTICDKFIFWICCVYILLYKKLPDAVVQKFECRKECSAIEWPSVSLRSDEKQQAASLLELAVDSLALYMDHESLENETTLRAAHLFALNHVRCVSVLEGLECSRNLLGKYIKLYPSCLELVLMSARAEYDLGGSNFNGFEEALRNWPDEVPGIHCIWNQYVGCVFQSGKFDFVKDLMDQWFHSVLEARYSDYGVLQAKDEKSDSSLMSISVSDLHAWFLSCGQNDTVFGMLNLSLYKLLQNNQSEAQAALDLALKAAAADNYQHCLRELVPFLLIGSIRDKGVVHLKGILNILNVHLVDVRASLGAEPLSRDFIQKIKKPVARQLVSKLLSPASADFSLMSLVLEVWYGLTLLPRVCDKVTDLVDFVEALMEILPSNYLLAFSVCKKLSSNATKCSASLSFWASSLLVNALFHAVPIAPEYAWVEAADVLHDLTDIKCIQESFHKKAVSVYPFSIKLWKSYLRLCETEGNVGSVKKAAKEKGIELD